A segment of the Longimicrobium sp. genome:
CGCGGGGCGTCGCCGACATCGTCTTCCTGATCGACGTGTCGGGGAGCATGGCCCCGGCGATCGATTCCCTCAAGGCGAACATCGGGACGTTCGTGGAGTCGCTGAGCAAGGGGGAGGGGAACAACGTGTCGCCGGTGCGCGACTGGCGCGCCAAGGCGGTGGGCTATCGCGATTTCGACCACGACGCGCAGCCGTTCATCGACAACCCCTTCGTCACCGACGTGGAGGCGCTCCGGTCGCAGCTTGCGGGGCTGACGGCGGAGGGCGGCGACGACGAGCCGGAGTCGCTCCTGGACGCGCTCTTCAAGGTCGCCAACATGGGCCAGACGGAGAAGGGAGCGCAGAGCCTGGACGCGACCAAGTGGCGCTACCGCAGCGACGCGGCGCGCGTGGTGGTGGTGTTCACCGACGCTTCGTTCAAGCCCGCGATGACCATCCCGGAGGCAAAGGGCGGCGGCGTGCAGGACGTGACCAACGCCGTCATCAACAACCGCATCATCCTGAGCCTCTTCGCCCCCGACATGCCCGGCTACGACGAGCTGAGCCAGATCGACAAGTCGGAGTGGGAGGCGATCTCGTACCCCGGGATGAACCCGCAGGAGGCGCTGGTGAAGTTCACCACCGACCAGGCGAACTTCAAGAACACGCTGCGGCAGCTCGCGGCGAGCGTGTCGAAGTCGGCGGAGACGGTGGCGCTTTGAACGGATAGTGCTGAGTGCTAAGTGCTAAGTGCTAGGGCTGATAGGCACTTAGGACTTAGCACTTAGGACTCAGGACTCAGGCACTTCTCCCGATCCGGCGGATGGCCAAGAAGCTAAAAGTAGGCGACGAGATCAACGGGTACCGGATCACCGACGTGTTCGGGCCGGGGGCGATGGCCATCTCGTACGGCGCGGTGGACGGCGCAGGGCAGCGCGTTTTCTTTAAGCAGTACAAGTCGCCCGCGGTGACGGTGGGCTGGTACCGCGACTACGTGCGCTATCAGAAGGAGCTCAACCGCCGCATCGCCGAGAGCCCCGCCCGCAACTACTGCGTGCGCGCCATCGACGCGTTCGAGGCGGTGTGGGGTGGGCGCAACTACTTCCAGGTCTTCGAGTTCGTGGAGAACGGCGCGGACCTCGGCGGGATCTTTGAGCGGGAGGCGGAGGAGAACGGCGGCCGCTTGCTCACGGCCCCGTTCAGCACGCGGCTCTGGGAGCAGCACCTGATCTGGGCCAAGGTGCTGATGTCCGGGATCGATACGCTTCACAAGGCCAAGGTCGCCCACGCGGACCTGAAGCCGGACAACGCGTTCCTGATCGAGGACCCCTCCATCGCGGCCGGCTTCCAGCTGAAGCTGATCGACGTGGACTTCTCTGTCCTCACGGACCAGACGGCGCCCTGGCACGGGAAGCAGGGGTACGTGGGGACCGACAACTACCGGTCGCCCGAGCACTTCACGGCGGGCGCCACGCCGGGTGCCGCGTCAGACGTATTCACCTGCGGGCTGATCCTCTACCAGCTCCTGACCGGCCGCCATCCCTACTGGTCGGACGACCAGGCGGAGTACGCGAAGATGGCGCTGGCGCACGCCGCCGAGCGCCCCGTCCTCGGTGGCGCGGTGCCGGCCCCGGCCAGCGCCGAGGCCGTTGCGGAGGTGATGCATCGCTGCCTCGCTCCCCGCGCCGCGGACCGCCCCACCGCCGCCGAAGTTCGCGACGTGCTCACCGGGCGTGCAGGCGGCATCGCGGTGAAGACGGCGCCCGCACCGTCCGCCGCGCCCGTTGCGCCTGCGCCGTCCGCCGCGCCTGCGCCAGCACCGCCCGCTCCGCAGCCGGCACCCACTCCGCCAGCGCCTGCCGCGGCGGGAGGGGACGGAGCGCCGATCCGCTCGGAACGCATCCAGCTCGTTGGGGAGTCCGGGGAGGTGCTGACGATGGGGACGCGCACGCCGCTGGGGAAGCACATCGTCCGCCAGTTCGGAGCCGACTTCAACGTGTGGGACGCGGAGCAGTGCGCGGTGGAGCGCGGGGCAGACGGGGTCTGGCAGGTCGTGCCGGTTCCGGGGACGACCAATGAGACGCTGCTGAACGGCCAGACGCTCACCGGCCCGCGCCACCTGCGCGAAGGCGACGTGATCGCGGTGGGGCGTGCGGCCAAAGGAATCGCCAAGCTGCCGCTCACCGCGCGAGCGGGCTGAGGGACCAGAGAGAACGCGGCGGGGCTCCGCCGCTGGAGGAGGGCGCGATGATCGCCATCGAGCCGACCCAGTCGTGACCGCATGTGGAGGACGACCGTGACGGAGAGCAAGAGCACACCTGAAGACGGGACCGCATCGACCACTCCGCTGGAGGAGGCACCCCCCGCGAGCGCGACGCCAGAGGAAGGCACCGCATCCGCGGGTGCGGCTCCATCACCCGTCGAATCGGCGCGGGCGGCTCCAGCGGCGTCCGCGGAAACGCCAGATGCGGACGCGACGCTGATCTCGCCGCCGCCTGCCGCCCCGCCCGCCAGCGCCGACGCGACGCTCGAATCGCCCGCGGCACCCCCGCCCGCCTCCGGCGAAGGAGGGACAGTCGTGGAGGCGCCGCCCGCCGAAACCGGGACGGAAGCACCGGCCGCGGAGCCGCCGACCACCGAAACCCCCGCGGAAGTACCGGCCGCCGAGGCGCTTACGCCGCCCAGCGCTCCCGCCGCCGATGCTTCGGCCGGAGCACCCGCCGCGGCGCCCGCGACGCTGCCGGCTGATCCCCCCGGCGGCGCGCTCCGGTCCGAGCGCATCAACCTCGTCTCGTCGTCTGGTCAGGCGATGACGGTGGGAGTGAGGACGCCGCTGGGGAAGCACGTCGTGCGGCGCTTCGGAGAGGAGTCGAACGTGTGGGACACGGAGCAGTGCGTGCTGGAGCGCGGGCCGGACGGCGCCTGGCAGATCGTTCCGGGTGAGGGCACCACCAACGAGACGCTGCTGAACGGCGAGGCGATCACTTCGCCCCGGCCGCTCCACGATGGCGACGTGATCGCCGTGGGCCGGGTGGAGAAGGGGATCGTACGCCTGCCGCTCACCGCCCGGCAGGGCTGAGACGGCGTATGGCGTGGAAGTGCCCCCAGTGCGGCTTCGTGCACGAGGACGACGCCACCCTCAGCTGCGAGGCGTGCGGCTTCACCCGCGCCGGGAAGCTCGTGCTCGTGTCCGAGGAGACCACGAAGCAGCTGAGTGTGGGGGTGGACACCGCCATCGGGAAGCGGCTGCTGGAGAGCTTCGCGGGCGGCGACCACGTGTACGCGGCGG
Coding sequences within it:
- a CDS encoding protein kinase, coding for MAKKLKVGDEINGYRITDVFGPGAMAISYGAVDGAGQRVFFKQYKSPAVTVGWYRDYVRYQKELNRRIAESPARNYCVRAIDAFEAVWGGRNYFQVFEFVENGADLGGIFEREAEENGGRLLTAPFSTRLWEQHLIWAKVLMSGIDTLHKAKVAHADLKPDNAFLIEDPSIAAGFQLKLIDVDFSVLTDQTAPWHGKQGYVGTDNYRSPEHFTAGATPGAASDVFTCGLILYQLLTGRHPYWSDDQAEYAKMALAHAAERPVLGGAVPAPASAEAVAEVMHRCLAPRAADRPTAAEVRDVLTGRAGGIAVKTAPAPSAAPVAPAPSAAPAPAPPAPQPAPTPPAPAAAGGDGAPIRSERIQLVGESGEVLTMGTRTPLGKHIVRQFGADFNVWDAEQCAVERGADGVWQVVPVPGTTNETLLNGQTLTGPRHLREGDVIAVGRAAKGIAKLPLTARAG
- a CDS encoding vWA domain-containing protein; the protein is MDQQQSKTRGVADIVFLIDVSGSMAPAIDSLKANIGTFVESLSKGEGNNVSPVRDWRAKAVGYRDFDHDAQPFIDNPFVTDVEALRSQLAGLTAEGGDDEPESLLDALFKVANMGQTEKGAQSLDATKWRYRSDAARVVVVFTDASFKPAMTIPEAKGGGVQDVTNAVINNRIILSLFAPDMPGYDELSQIDKSEWEAISYPGMNPQEALVKFTTDQANFKNTLRQLAASVSKSAETVAL
- a CDS encoding FHA domain-containing protein; this encodes MTESKSTPEDGTASTTPLEEAPPASATPEEGTASAGAAPSPVESARAAPAASAETPDADATLISPPPAAPPASADATLESPAAPPPASGEGGTVVEAPPAETGTEAPAAEPPTTETPAEVPAAEALTPPSAPAADASAGAPAAAPATLPADPPGGALRSERINLVSSSGQAMTVGVRTPLGKHVVRRFGEESNVWDTEQCVLERGPDGAWQIVPGEGTTNETLLNGEAITSPRPLHDGDVIAVGRVEKGIVRLPLTARQG